A single genomic interval of Pangasianodon hypophthalmus isolate fPanHyp1 chromosome 8, fPanHyp1.pri, whole genome shotgun sequence harbors:
- the LOC117597796 gene encoding tumor necrosis factor receptor superfamily member 14 translates to MFMLMSFSNVKHTMATMRLRDIICLTLLNLIIVTCCKACNSAEYEIDGECCLMCTPGHHVLKHCDSNSATNCSVCTGSTYTDVPNGLMACLTCTVCDEGNGLRVKRKCLYNSDALCEPLPGYYCIETHGESCRKAREHSTCLPGQHIYQIGTSLTDTVCKDCSEETYSDGSLMHCEPHTNCESLGQITITQGTKSSDAVCSHKPTHLGLIIGILLSLLLLIVILSVLSWTKKKALTGCRNNLY, encoded by the exons ATGTTTATGCTAATGAGTTTCAGTAATGTCAAACATACGATGGCAACCATGCGATTACGTGACATCATATGTTTAACATTACTGAATCTTATTATTGTAACGTGCTGCAAAGCGTGCAACAGTGCTGAGTATGAAATTGATGGAGAATGCTGTCTGATGTGCACTCCTG GTCACCATGTGTTAAAACACTGCGACAGTAATTCAGCCACGAACTGTAGTGTGTGCACTGGATCAACCTACACTGATGTCCCGAACGGTCTGATGGCATGTCTCACCTGcactgtgtgtgatgaag GTAATGGATTAAGAGTAAAGCGTAAGTGTTTATACAATTCAGATGCACTCTGTGAGCCTTTGCCAGGATATTATTGTATAGAAACTCATGGTGAGAGCTGCAGAAAAGCCAGAGAGCACTCCACCTGCCTTCCTGGACAGCACATCTACCAGATCG GAACATCTTTAACGGATACAGTATGTAAGGATTGCTCTGAGGAGACATATTCAGATGGTTCTTTAATGCATTGTGAACCACATACAAA TTGTGAGTCTTTGGGGCAGATAACAATCACACAGGGAACAAAGTCGAGTGATGCAGTGTGCAGCCATAAACCAACTCATCTGGGCCTCATCATTGGGATTTTGTTGTCACTGCTATTGTTGATTGtcattttaagtgttttatcGTGGACGAAAAAGAAAGCTTTAACAGGCTGTAGAAATAATTTATACTGA
- the LOC128318686 gene encoding tumor necrosis factor receptor superfamily member 14-like isoform X2 has translation MLMSFSNVKHMMPTVRLCDVICLTLLNLIIVMCCKACNSAEYEIDGECCPMCAPGHHVLKHCDSNSGTRCKVCIGSTYTDVPNGLMACLSCTVCDEGNGLRVKRKCLYNSDALCEPLPGYYCIETHGESCRKAREHSTCLPGQHIYQIGTSLMDTVCKDCSEETYSDGSLMHCEPHTNCESLGQITITQGTKSSDAVCSHKPTHLGLIIGILLSSLLLLIVILCVLLWKKKKDLTCCRNRLY, from the exons ATGCTAATGAGTTTCAGTAATGTCAAACATATGATGCCCACCGTGCGATTATGTGACGTCATATGTTTAACATTACTGAATCTTATTATTGTAATGTGCTGCAAAGCGTGCAACAGTGCTGAGTATGAAATTGATGGAGAATGCTGTCCTATGTGCGCTCCTG GTCACCATGTGTTAAAACACTGCGACAGTAATTCAGGCACGAGGTGTAAAGTGTGCATTGGATCAACCTACACTGATGTCCCGAACGGTCTGATGGCATGTCtcagctgcactgtgtgtgatgaag GTAATGGATTAAGGGTAAAGCGTAAGTGTTTATACAATTCAGATGCACTCTGTGAGCCTTTGCCAGGATATTATTGTATAGAAACTCATGGCGAGAGCTGCAGAAAAGCCAGAGAGCACTCCACCTGCCTTCCTGGACAGCACATCTACCAGATCG GAACATCTTTAATGGATACAGTATGTAAGGATTGCTCTGAGGAGACATATTCAGATGGTTCTTTAATGCATTGTGAACCACATACAAA TTGTGAGTCTTTGGGGCAGATAACAATCACACAGGGAACAAAGTCGAGTGATGCAGTGTGCAGCCATAAACCAACTCATCTGGGCCTCATCATTGGGATTTTGTTGTCCTCATTGCTGTTGCTGATCgttattttatgtgttttattatggaagaaaaagaaagatttaaCATGCTGTAGAAATCGTTTATACTGA
- the LOC128318688 gene encoding tumor necrosis factor receptor superfamily member 14-like — protein sequence MRLPCTYIIYSVILKVLRVMFCKACNTAEYEIDGECCPMCAPGHHVLKHCDSNSGTRCKVCIGSTYTDVSNGLMACLSCTVCDEGNGLRVKRKCLYNSDVLCEPLPGYYCIETHGESCRKAREHSTCLPGQHIYQIATSLTDTVCKDCSEETYSDGSLMHCEPLTNCDSLGQITIIKGTKSSDAVCSHKPTPLGLIIGILLSILLIVILSVGFFLWKKKKPLTGCRNHFP from the exons ATGCGTTTGCCATGCACTTATATCATATATTCGGTAATACTGAAAGTCCTTCGCGTAATGTTCTGCAAAGCATGCAACACTGCTGAGTATGAAATTGATGGAGAATGCTGTCCAATGTGTGCTCCTG GTCACCATGTGTTAAAACACTGCGACAGTAATTCAGGCACGAGGTGTAAAGTGTGCATTGGATCAACCTACACTGATGTCTCGAATGGTCTGATGGCATGTCtcagctgcactgtgtgtgatgaag GTAATGGATTAAGAGTAAAGCGTAAGTGTTTATACAATTCAGATGTACTCTGTGAGCCTTTGCCAGGATATTATTGTATAGAAACTCATGGCGAGAGCTGCAGAAAAGCCAGAGAGCACTCCACCTGCCTTCCTGGACAGCACATCTACCAGATCG CAACATCTTTAACGGATACAGTATGTAAGGATTGCTCTGAGGAGACATATTCAGATGGTTCATTAATGCATTGTGAACCACTTACAAA TTGTGACTCTTTGGGGCAGATAACAATCATAAAGGGAACAAAGTCGAGTGATGCAGTGTGCAGCCATAAACCAACTCCTTTGGGCCTCATCATTGGGATTTTGTTATCGATATTGTTGATTGTCATTTTaagtgttggtttttttttatggaagaaaaagaaacctttAACAGGCTGTAGGAATCATTTTCCCTGA
- the LOC128318686 gene encoding tumor necrosis factor receptor superfamily member 14-like isoform X1: MHVCFMFALCLWFTFCLCLSLCLSSLGSRLLLARRLLHTSSGKMVATYRAVIHHLPYTIPCQTLGCHHVLKHCDSNSGTRCKVCIGSTYTDVPNGLMACLSCTVCDEGNGLRVKRKCLYNSDALCEPLPGYYCIETHGESCRKAREHSTCLPGQHIYQIGTSLMDTVCKDCSEETYSDGSLMHCEPHTNCESLGQITITQGTKSSDAVCSHKPTHLGLIIGILLSSLLLLIVILCVLLWKKKKDLTCCRNRLY, from the exons atgcacgtgtgttttatgtttgcctTATGTTTGTGGTTTACGTTCTGTTTATGTTTGAGTTTATGTTTGAGTTCACTCGGTTCCCGTCTCCTCCTTGCCCGTCGTTTGTTACACACATCTTCTGGGAAAATGGTCGCTACCTACCGTGCTGTCATCCATCACCTTCCATATACAATTCCTTGCCAAACTCTGGGAT GTCACCATGTGTTAAAACACTGCGACAGTAATTCAGGCACGAGGTGTAAAGTGTGCATTGGATCAACCTACACTGATGTCCCGAACGGTCTGATGGCATGTCtcagctgcactgtgtgtgatgaag GTAATGGATTAAGGGTAAAGCGTAAGTGTTTATACAATTCAGATGCACTCTGTGAGCCTTTGCCAGGATATTATTGTATAGAAACTCATGGCGAGAGCTGCAGAAAAGCCAGAGAGCACTCCACCTGCCTTCCTGGACAGCACATCTACCAGATCG GAACATCTTTAATGGATACAGTATGTAAGGATTGCTCTGAGGAGACATATTCAGATGGTTCTTTAATGCATTGTGAACCACATACAAA TTGTGAGTCTTTGGGGCAGATAACAATCACACAGGGAACAAAGTCGAGTGATGCAGTGTGCAGCCATAAACCAACTCATCTGGGCCTCATCATTGGGATTTTGTTGTCCTCATTGCTGTTGCTGATCgttattttatgtgttttattatggaagaaaaagaaagatttaaCATGCTGTAGAAATCGTTTATACTGA